GTCGTAGCCCCATACATCGTTCAGCAGTTGATCACGGGTGAAGACTTGGCGGGGATGGGCGGCCAAGAGTTGCAGGAGATCAAACTCCTTGGGGGCCAGGGGCAAGTCCTTAGACCCGTATCGGACGGTCCGGGAATGCGGCTCGATGACCAGGGGGCCATGGCTGATGGAAGGGGGCAGCTCCCGAGCCCGGTTGGCCCTCCTCAACAGGGCCTTAGCTCGGGAGACCAGTTCCTTGGGACTGAACGGCTTGGTCACGTAGTCGTCGGCTCCGAGGTCGAAACCCAATAGCCGCTCCGACTCTGAGCCGAGGGCGGTCAGGATGATCAGCGGGACGTCGCCGGCTCGGCGAATCGAGCGGCAAACCGCCCAACCGTCGGTCTGGGGCAACATCAGGTCAAGGACGACGAGGTCGAAAGGGCCCTCGCGGAACCGCTGGAGGGCCTCCGTCCCATTCGAAGCCTCGACCACCGAGTATCCTTCGTTCTCCAGGTATAGCCGGAGGAGACGCCGCATCCGCTCCTCATCGTCGACGACCAGAACGTTGGCCGGGGCCAATCATCCCACCCACCATCTAATGACAGGATTGCCCGCGGGCCGCCGGGGTCGAACGGTCCTTCTCCTCATCCTCCGCCGGGGCCGGGGTGGTCGACTGCTGGTGCTGGTGTCCATGACCGCCCATCATGAAGATGTGCGATAGCGGGCAAAGCAGGATCAGCAGCCAGCCGATGTTGCCGCCGAGCCGACCGGTGAGGGCGGCGAAGAGCCCGATGGCTCCCACCGCGCAGAGACCGAGCACCAACCATTGTTTATTCTTCACGCCGAGGGTTCCCTCCTACACGGCTTCTCAACCTGGCGCGGCTTCTCAACCTGGGTCACCGAGGCTGCCAGACAGGGGCGCCGATCAGCGGCGCCCCCGCGTCTGCTAGTGGCAAGCCGAATTACCGTCGCCCGGCGCGCCGCCGCCCATCATCGAGCCCATCGTCCCACCCTGCATCTGGCCGTCATTCATCAAGCCCTGCATCTGCTCACGGTGGTCCGGCGCGGCCATCATCTGTCGCATGGCCTCGGTCCTCGCTTCCGGGGTGGTTGCCCCGGCCGCGTCTTGACACGCCCGCCGCAGTTGCTCGGCCGCCGGCGGCGGAGCCGCTTTGGACGAGCCGAGCGAGGCCGCCAGGGCCGGCAGCGGTTGGGCCGCCGAGGCCGCCAGGGCCAGGGCAAGCACCACGGCGCCGGTCAGGAGCCAGTGGCGAAGCTTCATCGTTTCACCTCCCGGGGGCCCGACCGTCTCGCGAGGCACGGCCGCCCTTGCTGTCCACAGCATATAACCCGGCCGTGTTCAAAGTTGGAAGAGTCTTTGACGAAACTGTGAAGAACCGGGCGACCGCGTCTTCACAATTCCCTCACCGTTTGTTCTCTTTTTCATGAGTTTTCCAGAGCACACTTGAGGCATCCGAGACGGTTTGAGGTGAATGTTCTTGTCCGACCGCCGCCTTCAGGCCTTCCTTGTTTCCCTCGCTGCCCTGCTCTTCGAGCTGACCACGGTCAGGCTCATCTCGTACTCCCTGAACGCCTACTACGCCTATGCCAGCCTGGCGATGGCGGCCATGGGCGGCGCCGTGGGGGCCGCCCTGGTTACCCGCCGAACTGACGGCGTTCGTCGGGACTCGCTCCGGATCGCTGTCGGTGTTCTCTTCCCGCTGGCTTTGGCGGGCCTGCTCCTGCCTTGGCCGGGCCCGGCCCGACCGCTGATGATCACGATTGCGGCCGGACTTCCCTATCTGGCCGTCGGCGGATGGATGAGCGACCTCTTCCGGCGCCATGGGCAGGAGGCCAACCAGCTTTACTTCTATGACCTGGCCGGCGCCGCCTCCGGGGTGGCCGCCGGTTACCTGGCCATGGAGGTTATCGGGCCGCTGCGACTGGCCATCTTCGTGGCCCTGATCGTCCTTGGGTGGGGGGTGGCCGGCCGGGTGAAGCGCGTCGGGATAACCGTGGCCGCGGCCCTGGTCGGGGTGGCTGTCCTGGGATCCGGCGCAGCCTGGTATCCCAGGTTGAACCGGGGCCTCCTGCCGGCCGCCGATAAGCCCATGAGTCAACTGATGGCGGTCACCGGCTCCCCGGTCTGGAGTCGGTGGTCCCCGTTCGGACGGGTTGACGTCGTCCCTTCGGTGGAGCCGCGGAAGTTAGTGATTTACACCGACGGCACGGCCGCCACGGACCTCGTCAGGTACCAGGGCGACCTGTCCACTGTCAGTTTCCTCGGCCGGGAGTCGGGTTCGCTGCCCTTCATCCTCAAGCCCGGCGGCAAGACTCTGATTATCGGGCCGGGTGGTGGGAAGGACATCCTCATGGCCCTGCTGACGGGCTCCCAAGAGATCACCGCGGTCGAGGTCAACCCGACGGTGGTCCAGGCCGTCCGGGAGGTCGAGGGCCCTAAGGGCGACCCATACGCCGACCCCAGGGTCAAGGCGGTCATTGGGGACGGCCGCTCCTTCGTCCGGGGTACCGGGGAGTCTTACGACTTGATCTACCTGTCGGTGGTCATGACCGAGACCTCCGAACGGGCCGGTTGGGGTCTCTCCGAGAGCTACATTTATACGGCGGAAGCGGTCGGCGACTACCTGGCCAAGCTGCTGCCCGGGGGGGAGTTGGCCTTTGTCCTCCATGGCTCGAGCGACATCTACCGGGCCATCCCCATGGTCATCCAGGCCTTCGCGGAGCAAGGGCTGACCGCCACGGAGGCGGCCGCGAGAATGGCCGTCTTCACCCAGGAGAACGGCGCCGGACACGCTCATGCCCGTCCCATCCTGCTGGTCACGGCAGACCCGATCACCGGCGACCAGGCCTCCTGGATCAAGGCGGCGGCAGACGCGGGCGGGGCCACGGCCCTCTATTTGCCGGGCGTGGCTGAAGGTGGGGTTTTGGGGGTCTTCGCCGAGGGCCTCCTGACCCTCGACCAGTACCTTGCAGTGATGGCCAAGAACGGGTTTGACGACCGCCCGCCCACGGATGACCGCCCCTTCTTCTACGCTTCCGCCGACAGCGCCGGACGAGTCGTCCTGTGGATCCTCACTGCCCTGGCCGTGATCGGGTGGGTGATCATCGCCTCCATCGGCGCGGGAGGCAGTGGTGACGATCAGCGGAGAGACGTGGGCCTCATCTGGGCCGCCGCCTCCGGGGCCGGATACATGGCCGTCGAAGTGGCCCTGATGCAGACGGTCCGCCGGCTCGTCCCGGAGCCCACTCTCAGCATCGCCACCGTCCTGGTCGGCCTCTTGCTGGCCAGCGCCACAGGCTCCTATCTCTCGGGCCGGATGAGGTGGCGCCCCGAGGCCGTCGCCGGCGGCGCGGCCGCCCTCACCGCCCTGTTCCTCCTGACCTTGCCGAAGATCGCCCCCTTCGGTCTGACCTGGCTCGGGGGGGCCCCCCTCCTGGTGCGGTTGCTGACGGCGATGGTCACCATCGCCCTGCCCGGGCTGGCCATGGGGGTACCCTTCCCGACCTGCCTCAAACGCAGCCGCTTTCCGGCCGCACTCTGGGCGGTCAACGGCGTATTCTCGGTCGTCGGTTCGGTGGCCGCCCTGTATCTCAGCTTGCGGTGGGGCCTGACGGTGACCTTCTGGACGGGCGCCGCCGTCTACCTGGGATTGGCAGTCGGCCTCTTTTATCAAGTAGGCTTGACAAAGAGGGGAAGCCGGAGTATCCTGGTGACTGAGGGTACCACTGGGGGGTAGGGGGTAGGCGGGGGAGGCCGAAGGGGCGCCGGCAAAGGCGCCGACCGGCCGCCACCCAGTGGTACCCCATAAAACAACCGGCATCTCAAGCGGCCTTCGAGCCCGGCCATGGCGCCGGCGCCGGATGCCGCCCGGGTGCCTTGGGAGTGACCAGTTTTGGCGATCAGACAGGTGAATCTCCGAGTCGAGGGGATGACTTGTGCTTCCTGCGTCAGCAAGATCGAAACCGCCCTGAAGAACCTGCCTGGGGTCCAGTCCGCTCAAGCCAACCTGGCCGGGGGGGCGGTAGGTGCCCGCTATGACGACGCCGGCGTCGGAGTCGGGGAGTTGGCGGGGGCCGTGAACGACCTGGGCTACCAGGTGGCCGTGGAGTCGATCAATCTCCACGTCACCGGGATGACCTGCACCGCCTGCGTGGGCAAGGTCGAGAAGGCCGTCGCGGGCCTCCCGGGGGTCACCGCCGTCACGGTCAGCCTGCCGGCGGAGTCGGCCAGGGTGCAATTCTATGCCGGGGCGGTGGAACGGGCCGAGATCAAGAAGGCGATCCGGGACCTCGGCTACGGGGCCAATGAGAAACTGACCGGCCAGGCCCAACTGGACCGGGAGAGGGAGGCCCGAGAGAAGGAGGTGCGCCGCCAGACCCGCAACATGTGGCTCGTCTGGCCGGTGGCCATGCTCATCATGCTCGGGACCTTCCGCGACTACTGGATCTTCCCGAGCTTCGTCCCGGCCCTGCTGGGGAACAAGCTCGTCCTCGGCCTGCTGACCACGCCGCTCGTCTTCGGTCCCGGCTGGCAGTTCTTCCGCAACAGCTATAACGGCCTGAGGCACGGGGTCACCGACATGAACCTGCTCTACGCGACGGGGATCGGTGCCGCCTACCTCATTGGGGTGATCAACACCGCCTGGCCGACCGCCGGTTTCGGCGGGCCCAACGCCACCTTCTTTGAATCCGCGGCCCTCCTCACAGCGTTCATCATCCTTGGCCGGTGGCTGGAAGCGCTCACCCGTGGCCGGACTTCCGAGGCCATCCGCCGCCTCATGTCCCTGCAGCCCAGGGTGGCCCGGGTCGTCCGGGGCGGCGAGGAACTGGAGATCCCGGCCGATGAGGTCGAAGTCGGAGACCTGATCCAGGTCCGGCCGGGTGAGGGGGTCCCGGTCGACGGCGAAGTCACGGACGGCTATTCCGCGGTCGACGAATCGATGATCACCGGCGAGAGCATCCCCGCGGAGAAGCGGGCCGGTGACCGGGTCATCGGTGGGACGGTGAACAAGACCGGAGCCTTCCGCTTCCGGGCCACCCGGGTCGGCAAGGACACCGCCCTGGCCCAGATCATCAAGCTCGTCGAGGACGCTCAGGCCTCGAAGGCCCCCATCCAGAAAGTGGCGGATTTTGTCGCCGGCCATTTCATCCTGGGCGTTCACGTCCTCGCCCTGGCGGTCTTCGGGTTCTGGTTCTTCTTCGGCTTCGAACGTTTCTTTGACCCGTCCAGCCGGTTCATCCTGTCACCTTACGCCCTCGGGGAGATCGGGGTCTTCGGCTTCGCCCTCCTCGAGAGCATCACCGTGCTCGTCATCTCCTGCCCGTGCGCGGTCGGTCTGGCCACCCCCAGCGCGATGATGGCCGGCACGGGAAAGGCCGCCGAGTACGGCATCCTCTTCAAGGGCGCCGAGGCGATCGAGACGACCAGCAAGTTGACGACCATCGTCTTCGACAAGACCGGCACCCTGACCAAGGGCGAGCCGTCGCTCACCGACGTGGTGGCGATGGATGGTTTCACCGAGGATACCGTGATCACCATGGCCGCGGCCGCCGAACGCCATTCGGAGCACCCGCTCGGAGAGGCCATCGTCCGGGGGGCGGCGGGGAGGGGCCTGACCCCCGTCGAGCCCGAGGAGTTCGAAGCGATCCCCGGCCACGGGATCAAGGCCCGGGTGATCGGCCGATCGGTCCTCCTCGGCAACCGCAAGCTCCTCGGCGAAGCCGGGATCGACCTCGGGTCGGCTATCGAGCGGGCGGAGGCTTTGGAAGCCCGGGGCAAGACCGTCATGTTCCTGGCCCTCGACGGCCGCCTCGCCGGGCTCGTCGCCGTGGCCGACACCCTGAAGGAAACCACCGTCCAGGCCGTCCGGAGACTCCAGGCGATGGGCATCGAAACGGCCATGATCACTGGGGACAACCGCCGCACCGCCCAGGCCATCGCCCGCGAGGTCGGCATCGACAACGTCCTGGCCGAGGTCCTTCCGGAGAACAAGGCGGCCGAAGTCCGCAAGCTCCAAGCCAGTGGCAAGAGGGTGGCCATGGTCGGCGACGGGATCAACGACGCCCCGGCCCTCGCCCAGGCCAACGTGGGCATCGCCATCGGCAGCGGGACCGACGTGGCCAAGGAGACCGGTCAGGTCATCCTAATCAAGAGCGACATCGAGGACGTCGTGTCGGCGATCGAGGTGGCCCGGGCCACCATGGGCAAGGTCTACCAGAACCTCTTCTGGGCCTTCATCTACAACTCGGTCGGCATCCCGGTCGCCGCCGGGCTGCTGTATCCCTTCACGCGCATGGTCGTCAGCCCCGAACTGGCCGCCTTCTTCATGGCCACCAGTTCCTTCTCGGTGACGATGAACACCTTGTTGCTCAAGAACTTTCGCCCAAGCCTGAGCCGAAGACCGCGGCCCAACGACGCGCCGCCCGCCTCGCGGTCGGTGGTCGAGTCCACGGCTCGGGCCAGCCTGTGAAGGGAGGATGTCAACCTTGGGTTGGAAGCGTAAGGCGCCCTTGATCTATGGGGGCATCTCCACCGGTTTGGCGCTCCTCTTCGTCGTCCTCACCAGGGGTCCCCAATACACCGCCGTGGCCCGCTGGGGCGGGGCTTTCTGGGTCCTCCTCCTGAGCCTGATCATCACCATGCCCCTGGTCATCCCGCTGGTCAAGGGGGAGCGGATCGGTGGTGGTCATGGGCACTGACCAA
This Bacillota bacterium DNA region includes the following protein-coding sequences:
- a CDS encoding response regulator transcription factor; amino-acid sequence: MAPANVLVVDDEERMRRLLRLYLENEGYSVVEASNGTEALQRFREGPFDLVVLDLMLPQTDGWAVCRSIRRAGDVPLIILTALGSESERLLGFDLGADDYVTKPFSPKELVSRAKALLRRANRARELPPSISHGPLVIEPHSRTVRYGSKDLPLAPKEFDLLQLLAAHPRQVFTRDQLLNDVWGYD
- a CDS encoding DUF2933 domain-containing protein, whose protein sequence is MKNKQWLVLGLCAVGAIGLFAALTGRLGGNIGWLLILLCPLSHIFMMGGHGHQHQQSTTPAPAEDEEKDRSTPAARGQSCH
- a CDS encoding heavy metal translocating P-type ATPase: MAIRQVNLRVEGMTCASCVSKIETALKNLPGVQSAQANLAGGAVGARYDDAGVGVGELAGAVNDLGYQVAVESINLHVTGMTCTACVGKVEKAVAGLPGVTAVTVSLPAESARVQFYAGAVERAEIKKAIRDLGYGANEKLTGQAQLDREREAREKEVRRQTRNMWLVWPVAMLIMLGTFRDYWIFPSFVPALLGNKLVLGLLTTPLVFGPGWQFFRNSYNGLRHGVTDMNLLYATGIGAAYLIGVINTAWPTAGFGGPNATFFESAALLTAFIILGRWLEALTRGRTSEAIRRLMSLQPRVARVVRGGEELEIPADEVEVGDLIQVRPGEGVPVDGEVTDGYSAVDESMITGESIPAEKRAGDRVIGGTVNKTGAFRFRATRVGKDTALAQIIKLVEDAQASKAPIQKVADFVAGHFILGVHVLALAVFGFWFFFGFERFFDPSSRFILSPYALGEIGVFGFALLESITVLVISCPCAVGLATPSAMMAGTGKAAEYGILFKGAEAIETTSKLTTIVFDKTGTLTKGEPSLTDVVAMDGFTEDTVITMAAAAERHSEHPLGEAIVRGAAGRGLTPVEPEEFEAIPGHGIKARVIGRSVLLGNRKLLGEAGIDLGSAIERAEALEARGKTVMFLALDGRLAGLVAVADTLKETTVQAVRRLQAMGIETAMITGDNRRTAQAIAREVGIDNVLAEVLPENKAAEVRKLQASGKRVAMVGDGINDAPALAQANVGIAIGSGTDVAKETGQVILIKSDIEDVVSAIEVARATMGKVYQNLFWAFIYNSVGIPVAAGLLYPFTRMVVSPELAAFFMATSSFSVTMNTLLLKNFRPSLSRRPRPNDAPPASRSVVESTARASL